One Eurosta solidaginis isolate ZX-2024a chromosome 1, ASM4086904v1, whole genome shotgun sequence genomic window, tccccacttttgtttaatttctacatatcacaACTACGTTCGCCACAGGAAGGAGTTACTaccgtttcttacgccgatgactgcacaataatggcctcaggcccgggcccacagatcgatgagctacctccctgatctttccatttttttcgcctcgcgaaacctggcattatcaccgactaaatcattcgcgaccttatttacaacttgaacgtcccaaatgtcgacctttttgaacatccacgtcgatggcactacgctaccgactgtcctacaccccaaaatcttgggtgttacgtttgatcaggatctacattttggtgagcatgcagccgcaattgtaccgaaaattcagagccgtaatgaaatcctcaaatctcttgttggcagtacttggggaaaagataaagaaacgctcattactacttacaaagcaattggctagccgattgcatgccacgcgtcccctatatggtcgccaagccttaatactgctctcagaatcgcaacgggatgtcttcttatgtccccagagcaccatctacataatgcggcgcgaatactccccatcagggagagaaatgagatgttaaccaaacagttcctgttgaatacccagtaaCCTGCgcatcccaacaggtatctgattgatgagccagcaccgcccaggggcttaaggagtcatctccgcaagcattatgaggaaatatggcacctgagaactcagtcctatgaagccaaaaaacacaagcagatcctcagtgaactcccaaaacaggcgtcgaacctttatgccgggaattgcccggtgaattcagtactcaaagaacagtacccaaaacttgcggaagaggaacgcacactcccctagcgggttaggggatcagaatatacccgtggtaggtatgtctgtcgtaagaggcgactaaataccagattcaaggggctgtgtagcgcaacctttcaggttgccagctcaatatatagcttctccaaacccaattgtcaacctctcctaaccgcggcgaatcctgtttcactaacagacgaggctctggcgaccgcaagctcctcatggaacttggggtggggagggagggaattgcctgaaggtttaacataaatcgttcccgagatggtcgggctagcatcttaatggtgctgtggtaccggagcataccggatctgtatccggcaagggaccatcacatcgattacactccccaaagccttcggggagcaaccttatcgctacaacaacaacaacgatcgTGATCGGTCGTacctattggatagggcgaatcactgctacaagaagaacatgcaaccaaaaatcacaatttttaaaACAGTGCTGAGAGAATGTATACtaaattgattcaatctttttacagctctgctgTATGTATGGATAATATGGGCTCCAAAAGAACGTAGACTACTATTTTATACCAACTCAAATTCTCtgtttaagaaaatttttaaatatatttattcaaatgtataatttgtatattcTGTTATATTAATATCCTTTTACCATAGTGGCCAATTGCCAGTTTTGGTTAACTTCGAATGGACCTTGCACAACGGTCTCTTGATTAGTGGAAACTGCTACAGAGTATTTAGATATAGCACGACAATCGCGGTAGTACAAAACTTCCATGCATTTGCGCAgctaataaagaaataaaaaaaattagcaaaataatgTGATGCGACACATACTAACAATactttcggtaacgttttacaaaatAACGCTTGGTGAGTCCAACACCGGGGATAAGAATTTTATGTGATAAGAACACTTTCCTGCATTTTGTGTGTCTACAAAAAATGTGGCAAAATACAAAGATCCCATGAATATTTGCTGTAATTCTATGGGAAAGCATGACACACTTAATACATATCCAGATGTGTCAGAAGTCGCGTTTTGAATACAGGATGGTGAATCCGAACTGGGGTGTGATCCATTGTATTTTGCGCACAACACCTTTTCCCATtggcggctttcggccgcgcttataataaATTACCCTGGTTGGGTCCTGCAACGGTTTggaaaccaaaactatatccgcgcacaACACTTGAGTTAGCGCTTTTTTTTTGAGGGTACAACAAACTCATCAAAATTACAAgaaccaaatgaaaattttcaattctgTTGACAGACCCAAAATGTTTACCTTTGTTTTCGGATTCGGattcctggatccaaaacgcctTGATAACACTTTTGATAAAAAGAATTTTGATTTTTCGTTTCGTATTCCAAATCGAGTGCCGAAACGcggcttttgataaaaattacgtGATACTAGGTTTTGTAAAACATTACCAACTTTTCTTACCACTTGTGATGCTTCACTTTGTGAAAGTAGTTCTCCATTTGATATTTGCTCTCGTACCAATGGAAGAGCAAAATGTTTACCAAAGCCAGTAGCTACTACGTTATCTTCATAAGCCCGTCCGCGTAAATCTACGTGACCCAAGAATGGCTCACCATTCTGCATTCCACCAACTACCATCTCCAGCCATAAAGGGTTATTGCGACTGCGGCGATTATATAGGACGCGAGTTAACCAATTGTACAACGACTTTGGGTTCATGTCGATGTCATCTTGATAACACAAGTCTTCAACCATCTTTTGATCTATGCTCCTTTTCAGACTTTGAAAATCAGCAAACTCACCACTCGCACCAATAATAGTTTTTTCATTGACTTTAAATACTCTTTGTACGTCTTGGAAACGTGCTAAAGATCCGTAAGAAATCAAGTCATCAGCGGCAATCATTACGCCACAATCGAACTTAACTCCTAATACCGATGTGCCGGTAGTAATTGGAGATCtgttcatatttaaattaaaagctTGCTTTACCGTATATTAGAATAAAAACGCTCACTTACGATGAATACTGTTTGTCAGATAGTATTCCAGTCAAGCACCTAGTTGCTTTTGCTTCTGGGAAATTGTAAAATTGTCCATGTATAGGGCCATTCTTCCAGAGATCTGATTGAATAAAGAAATCGTTAGAGCACATTcttagaatcttggcagcaaATAATATTATCAAACACGATGAAATGCAAATTCTGGAAAATGACGTTAACTGTCATGTCACCTAATATTTGTGATTTCAATAATAGTTGCCAAGTTCATGAAATACAACGTTcgtattttcatacatttcaaaaCGCTAAGGTCCATTTACATTA contains:
- the LOC137238521 gene encoding proteasome subunit beta type-4-like, with translation MCSNDFFIQSDLWKNGPIHGQFYNFPEAKATRCLTGILSDKQYSSSPITTGTSVLGVKFDCGVMIAADDLISYGSLARFQDVQRVFKVNEKTIIGASGEFADFQSLKRSIDQKMVEDLCYQDDIDMNPKSLYNWLTRVLYNRRSRNNPLWLEMVVGGMQNGEPFLGHVDLRGRAYEDNVVATGFGKHFALPLVREQISNGELLSQSEASQVLRKCMEVLYYRDCRAISKYSVAVSTNQETVVQGPFEVNQNWQLATMVKGY